The sequence CGCTCAGCCTGGGTCACCCCCGATGACCACTCCCAGACACCGGTGTTCCATGGCCCAGAGCCTCTGAGCATCTGATCACACTCAGAATTGAGGTGGGGGAGTGGTACATAGGGCAGAGGGCTCCCCAAATGGAAAGAAGAGACTCTGAGCTCAGCGTGGCTTCAGCTGCTGATCCAGGCCCTGAGAGAAATGCTTTCGGTTTCCAGAAAAACACCACATGCCTCTACCCCCGGGTTTCCAGGCTGTAGAAAAAGTCCCCAGCGACGACTCATTCCTCTGACCCTGGACACCCTCTATTTGCAGCTCTCTCACCAGAATGTCGACTCTGATTCCTAAAGTGACTCCTTTGTCCCATGACTCTGGTTTCTGAGTCCTCTGCAGCCCAGACCAGCCCACCAGGACCTCCACAAAGCTGCTGCCATACCTGTCCTCCAGCAGGAATGCCGCCCCAGAGCCTGGACCTGCTGCGTAAGGACGGGGCTCTAGGGtggggggagtctgggggagaatggatgcgtgtatacgtatggctgagtcccttcgctcgtcacctgaagctatcacaacgttgttaatcgTCTCTGTTCccacacaaaattaaaagttaaaataaagagagcgagagagaacaagacagaaagagagagagaaatctttGTGCACAAACCCTtttagaaatggagagaaaacaaATAGTTGAAGTCCAGCTGAGAACTttccaaatgaaataaaagagagGGCTCAGGGCAACAGGCGTGTATAGGGTCTGTGTCAGTAACTGTTCAGAATGTCGGGGTAGAGACAGCAGAGTACTCCCCGTCGCCACCGCCCCGGATCGCTGTGAGAGAGGACCCTGTCGACTGCATGGGTCACAGGCCTTCAAGGCCCATCTCCCGGGAGGGTCCCCCACTTCGGCCCAGGGAGGTTGGGACAGAGGCAAGTTAGGAAATTCCAGGGCCCAACCTTCCCCCCACtcttgtgatcactcaccttagTGGAAGCCATGCTGCTCCTCGGCTCTGCCATTGTAACGCGGTGGGAGGGAGGGTGTGAGGAAAAGTGATCTGGAGAAGCAGGCTCGCCCACCACCCTGGAGCGTGTTCTGCCTGCAGGtctccccacttccttctccccaggCGCCCTGGAGCCCCTCACCTGAGAGCCTGCGACAGAGCCCCAGCCAGCAGTGCACTGCAGAGCAGTCCAGACTCAGCATCCCCTGGGAGTCAGGGACTTAAGGGCAgaagagggaggggtgggagggtggaggCATCAAAGAGCCGAGGaagcaggctggggagggggtttatgtgtgtgtgtgtgacagaaacAGAACTAGAGCAGGGCCAAGACAGAAGGAAGCAAGATGGGCTGACAGAGTTCTGAGGGGCCAGGGCGGAGAGGGCGTGTCCCTGACACTCAGGGTCCCTGGACAGGCCCCTCCTCCCTGAGCTGGGACTAGATATCTGAGCCAAGCTAGGGCCTCACCCTCCACCCGCACCCATCAActagggggcagggagggacagGGAAAATACAGACTTGGGACAGCACATTGAGGAAGCTTACGGAGCTCCAGAAAAGGATGTCAACCAGCTGGGGGTTAAGATACAGGGGAAGGCGACCAGGGCCCTCGAACAGACTGCACCCCACTCCACATCCAGAGAAGCTTCGGTAGCCGCCCTGCCCTCAGGAAGTCACAGGACCTGCAAGGGCCCTGAGGTGGAGACGCTCCCCGGGGCCCTGGCATCCAGGGCAGGGCCGGGCCTGATTGCCTGACACAAAGGATGGGGCCCAGGAGGGTCTGAAGGGAGCCTTGCTGACCAACTGGCCCCAATGACCAGGGTCTCCTGAGCCCCATGGGGGGCCCTTCAGTCCCAAGCTACAGTGGCAGGGGTCTCCCTGGCCCTGGCCGTCCCCACAGGGCTTGACTCTCACAGCCTGGCCCACCTGCCCCTGAGACCACAGCCCCTCACAGCCCAACACAGCCATGGCCCTGTGTCTGTCTCAGAGACCCAGGGCCGCCATAAGAAAGAGCCACGGATCCGGGTCTCAGCGACACACGTATGTCCTCTCCCAGTGGAGCCAAGGctcactgtgtgtgtctgtcgttgtgtctgtgtgtctgtcgttgtgtctgtgtgtgtgtgtctgtcggggtgtgtgtgtgggtgtgagtgtgggtgtgtgtgtgttgtgggggaaAGACAGCTATTAGAGCCAACTGTGGGCGAGGCCAACCAGTCTCAGCCTGGAGTGATTTCTCCTCTCGAGTCCACCCCCGTGTTTAGTACAATATCGTCCAGTGTATTTGCCTGTTTAGTTAAAAttgaataaaacttaaaatgccAGATGTTAGATTAATATGGGAAACCTGTTCTTGTGGAACGTTGGTAACTAATTCACACTGAAAATGCTAGCAGCTGATTACTTCAAACTGAAAAACGAAACCTGCCTGCAGGTAAGTTGGGTTGACCGTTGAGGACCCCTAAACAcccataggggcttccctggtagctcagctggtaaagaatctgcctgcaatgcaggagacctgggtgggattcctgggtcgggaagatcccctggaaaagggataggctacccactccagtattcttggggttccctggtggtgcagtcgGTGGCTCCCGCctatacaggagacttgggttcaatttctgggttgggaagatcctctgcagaagggaatggcaacccactccagtagtcttgcctggagatgcCCCgtaaacagaggagcttggtgggctacagtcatggggtcgccaagagccagacatgactgagcggttaAGGACGCACAGCGCTGTGGAGCctagaaattttgttttgttttgggcccTGATTCATAATTTAATGGGTGTGCTGGTCCGGGTCCCTTATTTCTACTGCTCAGGGGCCCACTGCTCTGGGGTCAGGGTTTTCTGCTCAAAAGCATGAATGTGCAGGAGCTCTTCTGCTAGGCAAGGGTTCAGGAGCCGGTGTCTCTGAAGCAGCGGTTTCCCCTCGAACTCTGCCGACACCACGAGGACTCGGAAGCTGGACGCGCAACGGTTGGGAGTCGTGCCCTCCACTTCCACCTGCTCCGCTTCCAGGCCCCGCTGCAGCTTCTTCCGGAGGTACTCGGCGCTCAGTTCCATTGTGGCAGCCCAGCGAGGGCGGCAGCCCagtggggatggaaccccagCTCTGACCCCAGCCACCCTGCTTCCCGAGCGTAGAAGttgaaatcaaagtgtcagcaagTTTAGTTCCTCTGAGAGCCCTGAGGGACGCATGtgttccaggctcctctcctAGGCGTGTAGACGGCTGTCTCCATGTCTACATGGCGCCAACCCTAGACAAATATCTGTCTCCTAATTCCCCATTTTCATAAGGTCACCAGTCGTAATGGATTAAGGCCCACCCTtaagacctcattttaacttgattccCTGTAAAGACCCACCTCCAGGTAAGGTGACATTCCAAGGTGCTGGTGGTTTGGACTTCAGCATAGGAATTTGGGGCAAGACAAGTCAACCTCTAATATCCTTGCAGAGGAACCAGGCTCTGGAAGCAGCTATCAGTGTGGGCCCCAGAGGGACAGACCTACAAAACCCACTCCTCAGGGAAAGTCTCTCTTGGGTTCACCATTCCCCAGGCAGCATCCTCTGCCCCTTCGGAGCCCATTCAATTGTCTGAGACCACCTTTCCACACCCGGGAAGACCAAATCCTTCCCTGAGCCTCCTATGAATTCCAGGgcaggagggagacagggagcTGATCCTGTTTCAGCTGCAAGTCACATTTCTGGGTCTCATTTCCAGAAACCTGGCCCCTAAGATGGGGTGCTCAGCCcctccatgcctttctccagagtATAATCATCTGAAGGCATTTTATGTTTCATTACGGACTGAGCCCTTTTCCTCACAATTTTAGTTGACATCTAATTctcataccatacaattcacccaggAAAGTGCCCAGTTCAATGCAGGAACCTAttcaaccatcaccacaatcaatttcaGAACACTTTTCATCACCTTGTCAGGCGAGTGCATGCTCCCCGGTTCTGTcccatcacaacaaagatttggagtgacggacattaaagccctcagcgtGGCACAGCTCTCGGGTATTggacagaccatgttatagctcttagataGATCAGTGTtatagctctattttatttagaaaatagcaggaaaatccatccccAAGGCATGAGGGCACGCCGACCCGAAGacgcgaagagaagagagtgggggaGCGCACCAGCGCACGGGAGAGAGAGACCCCCGGCCCTTTGACTCCTCTTTTTACATgtcttttcctccccctgggcctgccctatgtaaactgggccagccaggagtgctggtggttctacctgaggtcctcactcggGTCCTCGGACCTTGCTTTGCTCTGTTTTCgctggcttttcccttccttgtcttttagccaccgccattctggactcctgtttcctattctaactacctaacaaccTCAAGCAGCCATTCTCCACCCCTAAGCCATCATCCTCCAGGGCCCACTACCAGGCAACCCCTAAGTCTGCTTTTTACTTTTTGAGGTACCACTGGAATACTTCCCAAGGTCATAAAACCACGTCACATTGCCAGCAACAGTATATCAAAGCTCGAATTTGCCTGATCCTCAGCAGCACTTATTATCACAACCTTTTGATTCTGGCATCCTAGTGGgcatgaagtggtatctcacccTGAATTTTATTTGCAGTTCCCCAGAGACGAATGCTGTTGAGCAACCCTTCATGTGTTTGTGGACCACGTTTATACAGTTCTTGGAGAACTGTATACACTGATCCTCAGCACGTTTTTAAACTggggtatttgtctttttattttaagttGTCAGAAGAGTTTTATGCTCTGGGTAccaatcccttatcagatacatcgTTTGCACAATTTTTGTTTCCATTGtgtgtttgtcttttcattttcctgatggttTACTTTGAAACACAGAAGCTTTTGCGTTGTTATCTTGGGACTGTTccgttcatttcagtcactcagtcaagtcccactctttgcgaccccatgggcttcagcatgccaggcttccctgtccatcaccaactcctggagctgtactgttctttaaataatataattcaaTGTGATGTGGCATGTCTGTGAACCTGACTTCATGAAGTGAGAGGCTAGAGAAGTGTCCATTGTTGCAGCGAAAGTAGCCTCAGATGTCACATGGGACATCCCTCTCTGGGCGCCTCCAACCAAGTTTTGGTTGCCCCCCAGCTCATCCTCAGCCACCCTGTCCCCCGTCAATGCTGGATTCCAGCCTCTTCTGTAAAACAGTGATTCGGGTCTGTCAAGTTCCTACCACCACTTCAGCCTGGCTCCATCACTGCTCCAAGAAAATGAAGGGTTTTCTCTCCTGTTATTTTTATTGTCCTGCGTTGGGGCTGACAAGCTTTTCGAAAGCAAGTTTCCTCCTCCTCATAAATAGAAAGGGTCCTGACAGAGGCCCAGATGGCTTCTGGTGCCTTTGAATTCCCAGGTCACTGGCTGGTTGAAGACACCGGGCTGTCATCCTCTTCTGGCCTGGTCGTGACCACGCTGGGCTCCATGCCCCTGGGTCAGCTCTTGCAGCACTGTGGGCCCGCTGAGGCTGGTGGCACATTAAGAAATGGTGGGTCTGTGACTCCACCCATGGGGGGTGAACCTCTCTCACCCCGGCGATGAGCTGGGCTCTGTAAACACAGGAAGAGGTTAGAGAACTTGCTAGAGACGTAGAAAAGCCACAAAACAAAGAGATGCAGGTGCTGGCCCAGCTCCCTTGCCCAGGAGGACtatgccccaccccccaccacccagtTTGTTCAAATGCAGATTCCTGTCCCCAGATCCTGAGTGTAGATTCAGATGAGGACATGGAATCTGCATTTTCAGTCTCCAGGGTCATGCTCtctctctgtttattttttatttttttggcaagATCAAGCGACTTGAGGGGTCTTAGTTCTGGGACTAGAAATTTGACTCATGCCATGATAGTGAAAGCATCTGAttctaaccagtggaccaccaggcaaCTCCCTTCTTGGGTCATCCTGTGTGGAATATTTCAGAAGCAGATTTGCAGAGGCACTGGTTTTTAGATCCTGAATTCTGTGAcgagtgtggggtggggggtggtcaaTGAGGTGGCTCAGGTTCCACCTACTCATCACCCAGGAACGTTGAGGAAGCAGTGACCCAGACTGAGAGGGGGCCAGTCCACTGTGTTCCCACCAGCATGAGCTGATGGGAGCCAAGCAGTTCCCAAGAGGATGGCAGAGGTTCAGGTGTGGAGGAGCAGAGAGGTGTTCCAGGTGCAGGAGAGTGTCCCCCTGAAAGTGGCCAGTTTAGTCTTAAAACTAAACCTGTGACATGTGGGGACTCCAATAGCCCTGTCTGGGGCCCTGGCTCCCTTCAGACTCACCTGGATGCACGGGAGGCCACAGTGGGGACCACTGACCTCAGCAGGGAGGCAGGAGTGCAGACTGCACACTTCCTCAGGAAGTGGCTGGCTCAGGGAAGGTTCTGGACTTCCTGGGTGTAGGAAGGGAGTTTCAGACAACTGAACTGGCTCCTAAGGGGCAGGGGATGCCAGCTGGGGTCTGGTGGACCCAAGAGAGACTTTCCCTGAGGAGCAGGATTCATAGGTTGTCCCCATGGGGTGCACACGGGTGGCCCATCAGGAGCCCAGTTCCTCTTCAAGGATATTAGACACTGAATCGTGTTCCCCTAAATTCACACagtgaagtcctaaccaccagcACCTGGAGGGGGGTCTTTACAGGGAATCAAGTGAGCATGAGGTccttagggtgggccctaatccattATGACTGGTGACCTTAGGAAAATGGGGAATTAGGAGACAGATACTTGTCTAGGGAGGGCGCCATGTAGACCTGGAGACAGCTGTTTACACGCCTAGGAGAGAAGCCTGGAACACATGCTTCCCTCAGGGCTCTCAGAGCAACCTCTGCCTGCTGACGCCTTGATTTCAATTTCGAGGCTCCACTGTGAGAGTAAATGTGTGTTGCTGAGACCCGGGTCTGTGGCTCTTTGATATGGCAGCCCTGGGTCTCTAAGACAGATGCCAGGCCATGGCTGTGAGGGGCTGTGGCCTCAGGGAGAGGTGGGCCAGGCTGTGAGAGTCAAGCCCTGTGGGGCTGGCCAGGGCCAGAGAGACCTCTGCCATGGTGACTGAGGACCGGGGGCCCGAGCAGGGCTCAGGAGACCCTGGTCAGCGGGGCCCAGATGGCCAGCAAGTCTCCCTTCTGCCCCTTCTGAGGGACACATCCTGTGGGTGAGGCACACAGGCCCGGCCCTGCCCTGGATGCCGGGGCCCCGGGGAGAGTCTCCACCTCAGGGCCGCTGCAGGTCCTGTGACTTCCTGAGGGCAGGGCGGCTCCAGAAGCTTCTCTGGATGTGGAGTGGGGTACAGTCTGTTCGAGGGCCTTGGTCGGCTCCCCCCGAATCTTCCTCAAACTATCGTCCCAAGTCAGGACTTTACCCCATCCCTCCCCATGCTGGAGCCAATTGTGGGGGGACGAGGCCCAAGCTGGGCTCAGAGATCCTGACCCAGCTCAGGGAGAAGGGCCCTGTCCTGGGACCCTGAGTGTAAGGGAcacaccctccccaccccgcccctgagACCTCTGGCTCCATGTCTTCCCCTCCTTCTGACTCCCCCCCTTCCCCTTCtgtttttgcttctatttctgtCTCAGTTTTTGTCTCAAACACACCCAGCTGACCCTGCCCCATCCCCCAGCAGGGCTCcaccctctctgcccctccctggcCAGCTCTTAAGTCGCTGGGGCTCAGCGGGCAGCGGGGCAGTGCTCAGCTGGAGCTCTGGCTGCAGGATCTCAGGTGAGGGGCTCTGGGGAGCCcggcgtgggggtgggggagacctGCAGGCGGAGGACCCTCCAGGGTGGTGGGCGAGCCCTCTTCTCTGAAGCACTTTCCTCCCGCTCTTCCTCCACCAGGTCCCAGCGGGAGGACCCTAAGCcaccatgtttttctctaaggTGAGTGACGAGAGATGAGGGGAGAGTGGGCCTGGAGTCTCATTTGCCGCCTGTCCCCGCTCCCACCAGCTGAGCCCCAGCCCTGCTGACTGCTCTGTGCACAGCAGCCTCTGTCCCACCCTCCCTGGGCCCTGGGGTGGCcgcaggggaaagtgaaagtgtgagtcgctcagtggtgtccaactctttgcgaacccggagactgtagcccaccaggctgccctgtccatgggcttctccaggcagagatactggagcaggttgccatttccttcccactgGGGAAGCAGAGGGTCAAAACACGGGACCCGTGCCACAAAGCGCCCCGTCTCACAATGACCCTGGTTGAACACTCTGCTATCACCATCCTGAAATTCTGGATCATTGTTGACAAGCACGCTCCAGCTTCCTGTTGCTCTGAGCCCTTTCCTTATGTGGCAGGTCCTGGATGTGGGGCTGGGGCTCCTGCTGGGAGGTCAGTTTGGGGGGCAGCTCAGTGTGGGGGCCTTTGGGACCAAGG is a genomic window of Bubalus kerabau isolate K-KA32 ecotype Philippines breed swamp buffalo chromosome 23, PCC_UOA_SB_1v2, whole genome shotgun sequence containing:
- the LOC129637953 gene encoding bolA-like protein 2 yields the protein MELSAEYLRKKLQRGLEAEQVEVEGTTPNRCASSFRVLVVSAEFEGKPLLQRHRLLNPCLAEELLHIHAFEQKTLTPEQWAPEQ